AGCTAATTGACCAGTATCTAATGCTGCTCCTAATCATTTCTCCAAAgaataaaagtaattaaaacaTTTATTAATTTACAGCCTTTTTGGACGGCTAACTTCATGACTTGCATCCCATGGCAGTACTCACTCTATGGCTAAGATTATTTCAAGAATAATTAATGggaatatataataaaatctcCATATATATGCTGTCTATTTGATTATGCAAGGCTTCATGAAACTCCTAAAACAGTCATTCATATTTATTCATGCATATATGTGTGCACATAGCTAGCTATTTCTTTCTACCGTATGGTACTTTTACTAATGTGTATTAATCTTATATCTTTCTCTAGGATGCAAAAGAGGAAATTAACATGCTGAAACAAGAGATTGAAACACTTCAAAAAGGCCTCAGGTACTAGCTAGCTAGAGaccttaattaattaccttCATCCttaattacaattattttatattaaaatagttTATTAATTTGCCCCATAAAATAAGTGTTCTTTGAATAGACCTTTTAGTTAATGGATCCCTATATGATTCGTGataaattaatgttatttaaagAAGCTTAAACTATATATTTGTGCGATACTATATCCTACTTCATGAAAATTGTGTACAAGAGTTAAACttaatttactatttataaAGCTCAAATggttacatttttattatattaacttgattaatttagtataaaattgttatttataGAGAGTTTATTACAATACAAGTGCAGTACACGGTAATAGCTATGGTATGTGAACTAAATTAGGATAATTTAGTACTTTACCATCCTTTCTCAAAGTAAATATGGAAGCTCTAGATTAAAATCAAAGGATTATATGGAAGCATAAGCAAAGTGTTGAGGTACAACAGTGTCGCTTTCGTCACATGGACGACCCTTAGAATATATCTTATGAGGTGCGATTTCAAATGCTATAAAAGATTTTGGCTTTCCTCACTGAAAGCCAATAAATAGGACATATAAGCCTTATAGGAGTGCTACACATAGTACTATGTAGTAGTGAAAATCACAATTAGATGTACGTATTAGAATAATTTTCGACACGGTGTGGACTACACGCTCTTCGGGGCATTCTAGATTCGCCGGCGTCTATGCCAGgaaactccgatgcctaagtctcGGTACACAATAATTCAATCTACACTAATTGAGCTCTATTCCGTATATGAGAGCTTTGAGAGAATGTAAGAAGATATCTTTGTAAGTTGTGTAGCGGCCTATTTATATGTTGAAGAGTTGAGGTAAACTTGAACTAGTTATTCTTATTTGAGTTGATTCGGGAATCCTGGGAGTTGTAATTGGACTTGGGATCTTACTCCAATTTAGACAAGTAGGATTCTGTGACCCAGATTATTCCAATAGACCCCCACTTAGATTATATCTcctgttatttaattaatacctCCATGGGCTTGTGATTGGCCTTAAGGCCCAAATTTTGATGGGCTTATAGTGTGATTTTATTCATAACAAgatgaaataacaaataaaagtaCATGTAACATTTAACATGATTTTCACTGATACGTTAAGGAGTGAGCACTTTACGGTATATATGTACAGCATTTCTCATAAGGGTTATAGTGCATGGAGTTTGATAACTTTTGTGATAAGATGCAAATTGTCTTTGATAGTGATTGTTGGTTAGGCGTGTGAACGGAAAAGACACTAAACATTAGGTTGATAATTAAAAGTTATGATGAAACCAAGATATTTATCTAGGGATTTggatataattataaaataaaatatgaaaaatatatttttctaacaagTGGTTTATGACTAACTCTTTAAGTACTTATACAAAACCATGTACatgagataattaaatatatagatTATAAAATGTTATTACTTCtggcacattttttttttcctacataaTGCATATGATAGTGTTAAGAGTTATTTAATATGAGATAATCAAACCAGACTgtctgggaagtctggttttggggagccaaaaacaaacaatattatgTGTCATTTGGGGTGAAGCGTTATAGCTCTAGCCTCTAAGACGTCATTTTGATACCATTACAAAATATAGAATAAAATAGTGTTAAGAGTTATTTAAGTTTGAGCTCCCagtgaaaaactaaaaatatattaattaaattttcacaAGACGAAATGAATCATTTGCATATTCTCACAGGTATATGTTTGGCGGTGGAGCTGGGACAATGACTTTGGATGAATTAGTTGTGCTTGAAAAGCATCTTGAGATTTGGATTTGTAACATACGTTCAACAAAGGTACGTATGAATATTTTATAGACCGACCTGTtttatttaagtattaatgttaattatattactttttttattttcacaagttgtaatgatatatatatgttcatgcAACAACTACAGATCAACGTTATGTGTCAAGAGATTCAACTTTTGAGGAATAAGGTTAATTACCACGAACTAATTCATTTCATCTTATTacctttttatttaataatttaaaacatgcaattgcaatctatatattttgtctatatgtgttaattaatacatgattttttttttttttcttgtattgcAGGAAGAAATGCTGAAAGCTGCAAATAAGTATCTCCAAGATAAGGTAGTGAAAGATTGATGTAAATtttatactattatttttttgtgaaggaaactttttttttttggtgtgagaaaaagaaatcttGACCGACCTAGCTAAAATGGAGATTATTTTTGTGCAGGTAGAAGAGAACACAGGAATGCCTGACTTTGCACCAATTACCACTAATTTTTCATACCCACTAAcaatacaaaatgaaatatttcaATTCTAGGATTTGCTCTATAGTAGACTAATCATAGAGCATTCTTCCTATTATCATCTAAGAAGggttttaagttatttgtttttaagGTGTGTCGAGCGACTTAGAAACTTCATGAACCTTTGTATTCATAGTTTTCTAGGTTGCTTACAATATCATATGTAAGTTAATGTAATTCTCTGATAAAGGGTTCCCATCCTAGTACTATTATTTTAACTTGGTTGTAATTAAGTATCATGGGGTGTCGTTTATGCTATTAATAACTTGTGTTTGTggaatttctctctctctctctctgatctctctctctctctctgctctctAAGGTGTACTTTCTTTGAGGTACCCAAATTTGTCTTGCTACCTTATGGCTTGTGTTTAGTGTAGTAGAGTCAAGTTATATATGCAATTTAATAAAGAAACGAACAACAATAAtgacaattttcttttgaaatgctCAACAATTATATGATAATTAGTTTTACTATATACGTATATTTTGGTGAGTTGAACTTCAAGAATGGTTTTGGGATGGTGTTTGCCTTTGGAGGCTAGGGTTTGCTCTCAAGACCTTTTGGATCTTCCCTTCAATTCTAATTTTGTAACAAAAGAGTATGAGCTCTCATACACAAGGCTTTTTTGAATAGGTACATACGAATCTGTTAAAGTGCTGTTATGTTGCACTGTAATGAGAtgagcaagaaagaaagaaaagaagaaaagatagaGAAAGAATGGATGATTCTAATTGAAAAAACTACTTCGAGGGTAGCCCAACCTCCTAGGACATTCGAGAGTGCACTTCTCCCAGTTCAAGAATGAACCTTACAACTCCAAAAGCTAAACCTTACAAATGAAGAGAGAACTACTTATAGTTCTCTTACAAGCTAACAACCTCCTAACTGTATTACAACTTCCTCCTAACAACTAACAGACTTAACTACTACTCCCTTTTGGAAGCTAACTGCACGTGGAATTATCTTCATACATTTGCCAGCTCatctcatcatcatcttcttgtaTCTGCCACTCAACCTCATCTTCACAGCCTATGACACTATTCCCCCATTTCAaaacaccttgcccacaaggtgtggATAAGCCCTTTCCAAAGCTTGAAATTCCTCCCAAGTTGCATCCTCAATAGATTGTCCTGCCCACCTGATTAGAACTTCAGTGATTGTATGATTGTCTTTAGCTCTAGACCTTCTTGCCAATACAGCCACTGGTTCAAGCTGAATAATTCCATCTCCATTCACAAGAGGCAGTGTAGGAATAGCAATATTGATGCTCCCAAACTTAGGCTAGAGCTGTGAAACATGAAATATAGGATGTATCTTAGCATTGAAAGGCAAACTCAGTTCATAAGCTACTTCCCCCACTTTCTTAATCACTGAGAAGGGACCATAAAATCTAGAAGATAATTTCAAGGCCCTTCGAGTAACCAAGGAGCCCTGTCTGTAAGGCTGCAACTTGAGATACATCTGTTGTTCAATGTCTAAAGTCCTCTCTGACCTCCTCAAATTAGcatatttcttcattctctGTTGAGCATGCTAAAGATTATGCTGCAATAGGGCTAGAATTTCATCGCTAGACTTCAAAATCTCATCCACAGCTGCCACCTAAGTAGTTTCTGGCACATAGGTTAACAACGTAGGAGGTAGTCTCGCATACACAGCCTCAAAGGGTGTCATCTTGATGGATGCTTGCCAACAAGTGTTATACCAATATTCAGCCCAAGGTAACCAAGTTACCCATTGCTTAGGCCTATCATGAGCCAAGCACCTCAGATAATTTTCCAAACTCTTATTCACAATCTCAGTCTGTCCATCCGTTTATGGATGATAACTTGTACTCATCTTGAGTGTGGTTTCCTGTATTCTAAACAGCTCATTCCAAAACACACTTGTAAAAGTGGGATTCCTATTAGACACAATGGAAGTGGGCATACCATGGAGCTTAATAATGTGATTCACAAACAATTGAGCAACTTTAGATGCAGTATAAGGATGAGCTAAAGAAGTGAAATGAGCATACTTAGACATCTTGTCCACCACTACCAAAACTACAGAATGTCCATTGGAGAGGGGCAAACCTTCAACAAAATCCATGGAAATATCAAACTAAATCTGAAGTGGAATTATGAGTGGCTGTAGCAACCCAACAAGAGAGGTGTTCTCATGCTTATTCTTTTGACAAACCTCACACTCCCTAATGAACTATTTAAGGTCTTTTTTAATTCCCTTCCAAAAGAAATCCATTTTGGCTCTTTGCATTGTTCTCTCAAAACTAGAGTGACCTGCAATAGGATCACTATGAACAAAAGATAACACTTGAGCCTTAATGATTGGATCCTCCCCAAGACAGAGTCTGTTTTTATAAAACATCAAACCCTCTCTGTAAGCATACTTATCAGCATTCAACTTATTAGTCAACCACTTAGTAACGAGCTCCTGCATAAGTGAATCGTCTTTATAATGATTTTGCAACCTAGCAACCAATCTGAAGTAGGTATTGATAAAAGAGCAATGGAGACCTCTTCTGTCCATCCTTGTCTCTTAGAGAGAGCATCTGCCACTCTATTTTCAGTGCcctttttaaattatattgtaAAATCATACCCCAACAACTTGGTTATCCACTTTTGTTGGAAAGGAGTTCCAACCTTCTGTTCTAGCAAGAATTTCAAGCTTTGTTGATCTGTTCTGACTACAAAACTTTGTCCCGACAAGTAAGGTCTCCACTTCTGAATTGCAGTCACCAAAGCTAGCAACTCCTTCTCATAAGTGGATATAAGAATAGCTCTTTCCTTCAATGCTTTTCTCAAATAAGCAATGGGCTTCATAAGTGGATATAAGAAGAGCTCTTTCCTTCAATGCTTTGCTCAAATAAGCAATGGGCTTATTGTTCTGAATCAAAACTGCTCCTAACCTTACTCCACTTGCATCGCATTATATAACAAAGGGTTGAGCAAAGTTGGGCAATGCTAAAACAGGAGAATGAGGTACTTTAAGCTTTGAAAAGCCTCCTTGGCAACCTCATCCCAAGTAAATGCATTCTTTTTCAACATGGCAATTAATGGAGCAGTAATGGGTCCATATCCCTTGATAAACCTTCTATAGTAACCACAGTTGGGGCGTACCACTGCATGTACATCAACGCCTGCAAGAAGAGGTAAAACTATTGTACAGACCGTGGAGAAGGCAATTGCAGTAATGGAGgctaacaagagaaaaagaaagaagccagATTGACAAAAATATTAGATCTAAGGAAAGGGATTACTACAGAGACAATTGCTCATTTTggatgtgtgtatatatatatatatatatatatatatatatatggttaatgcTACAATTTGGTCgttttggatgtgtaatatatatatgggtaatggTAGACACATTTACCTTGTCAATGCTacaatttggtcattttggatgtgtaatataCGTATTGGGTAATGGTAGACACATTTACCTTGTGAATGCTacaatttggtcattttggatgtgtaatatatatatggttaatgtTTAGACACATTTACCTTGTGTATAAAACCATTGTTATTTGTGATAGAAAATTGAACTTAATTTCCCAAAATCATTTCCTTATATCATGAACAGACTCTTAACTACAATTGCATAGGAAAAACACCAATTAGACCAGGATTAGGTGTAAACACTACTTTATAGAACAAATTCAGTTGGAATAGGTGAATgtacaaacaattgaaactcaTCAAATTGCCATATCAGGAAATTGAAACATCTCAAACATATACCTACTAACACATAGGTTTCGCACTTTAATACAACCCACTAAATAATAGTCCTTAAACTACATAGGTTTCTCCCTCTCACGGCAACATTACCCTACTAACAGTGCAATGACATTTCTCCCTATcattaacaaaacaagacaacaacaaaaaagctaagatcaaacaagtggccaatgacatccttaagtttttttcgATGCTAGTGTTTTTGCACTTTT
This window of the Corylus avellana chromosome ca5, CavTom2PMs-1.0 genome carries:
- the LOC132183010 gene encoding agamous-like MADS-box protein AGL12, whose product is MARGKVQLKRIENPVHRQVTFCKRRAGLLKKAKELSVLCDADVGVVIFSSHGKLYELTTKGTMQGLIERYMKSTRGAQLDAPIETPPLDAKEEINMLKQEIETLQKGLRYMFGGGAGTMTLDELVVLEKHLEIWICNIRSTKINVMCQEIQLLRNKEEMLKAANKYLQDKVEENTGMPDFAPITTNFSYPLTIQNEIFQF